In Paenibacillus sp. FSL R7-0345, a single window of DNA contains:
- a CDS encoding iron ABC transporter permease translates to MTLKQTSGVKTAFLLMLAAVLIIIVSVLSVAYGSKSMSLATVRDAVFHMDPENIDHVIVQTSRIPRTAGALLIGAFLAVSGALMQGMTRNYLASPSIMGISDGSVFAVTLCMVFLPDASSMTMILYSLAGSALGALLVFGTAKLLPGGVSPLTLAVLGTIIGTFLGGVSQALAVYFQVSQNISFWYNARLHMMDPAIIRLAIPFAVVGLLLALLMARPVTMLSLGDETAAGLGLKVDTIKLLTMLSVVLLTGISVAIAGKIAFIGLIIPHITRFLIGQDYRKIVPFSAFAGAFFLVFCDLISRYIHFPFETPVGVVTALFGVPFFLYLIKTRGGGSHS, encoded by the coding sequence ATGACATTGAAACAGACAAGCGGAGTCAAGACAGCTTTCCTGCTGATGCTGGCGGCTGTGCTCATTATTATTGTTAGTGTATTATCCGTAGCCTACGGGTCGAAGTCGATGAGTTTAGCTACGGTCCGGGATGCGGTTTTTCATATGGACCCGGAGAACATTGATCATGTGATCGTCCAGACGTCGCGGATTCCCCGTACGGCCGGCGCACTGCTAATTGGTGCTTTTCTGGCTGTGTCGGGAGCCCTCATGCAGGGGATGACCCGGAATTACCTGGCCTCCCCGTCTATTATGGGGATCAGTGACGGCTCTGTATTTGCTGTTACGCTGTGCATGGTATTCCTGCCTGACGCTTCGTCCATGACGATGATTCTGTATTCGCTGGCCGGTTCCGCACTCGGGGCGCTGCTGGTCTTCGGTACGGCGAAGCTGCTGCCCGGGGGTGTATCACCGTTGACCCTGGCCGTGCTGGGCACAATCATCGGCACGTTCCTCGGCGGGGTGTCACAGGCGCTGGCCGTCTATTTTCAGGTATCGCAAAATATCAGCTTCTGGTACAATGCCCGCCTGCATATGATGGACCCGGCCATTATCAGACTGGCGATTCCATTCGCTGTTGTAGGGTTGTTGCTTGCCCTGCTGATGGCCCGGCCTGTGACGATGCTCTCACTCGGAGACGAGACGGCCGCCGGTCTTGGGCTGAAGGTGGACACGATCAAACTGCTGACGATGCTGAGTGTCGTCCTGCTGACCGGGATCTCTGTAGCTATTGCGGGTAAAATCGCATTTATCGGCCTGATTATTCCGCATATTACACGTTTTCTGATCGGGCAGGATTACCGGAAGATCGTCCCGTTTTCCGCTTTTGCCGGAGCCTTCTTCCTGGTCTTCTGTGATCTCATCAGCCGGTACATTCATTTTCCGTTTGAGACGCCGGTCGGTGTGGTAACGGCGCTGTTTGGTGTGCCGTTCTTCCTCTACCTGATCAAAACGAGAGGGGGCGGCAGCCATTCCTGA